The Planococcus versutus genome contains a region encoding:
- a CDS encoding S8 family serine peptidase: protein MSKVNFIKLFSAILTFVLVFSLLSPFSVSAEQNLSVKENQQTQSQMEIKAAIADQLRVIDSQPRLHKALEKKSGEETVDVIVHLSKKPVGLERAIVKSKGKAFSNDAKTKVKKNVKAQQALAKKEMRALNIIVKEGFAYDTVLNGFAATVKAKDLDKILTIEGVTLVEPDTEVHAMETPKTTAAGDVDAAMDNSISFLGIEPLWQEGLEGQGVKVAVLDTGIDPDHPEFTGIYKGGKNFIPFNPTVYTKSRAIDDASETRPSERVSTQPEFNANGSSFYTSHGTHVAGTIAAIGANEYGIKGIAPKVDLYAYRVLGAYGSGSTSGIIAAIEEAVIQEMDVINLSLGGGANTETDAGSFAINNAMLSGTIGVVATGNSGPKRGTMGTPATARLGIAVGNTTNPEKIYEGTMNVVAGSYTLDKSLQLMGTTFGQNLSEQLSGEYEIVAVPGFGKPTDFAEVDVQDKVALISRGEIAFVDKIAAAKQAGAKAVIIHNFAGGTNAPGASGTFLGDSFEFLPTFDMSQTDGEALRSALSGTKGSISFDGFTNTTTEGDEVNASSSRGPSTPNFDIKPDVSAPGTNIMSAIPMYKADFPDASYSQAYTRKTGTSMATPHIAGIAALVKQAHPDWNAFDVKVALSNTATILDTKKYDVFAQGAGRVNAYAAVHPNALAYAQDQAIVDESGELVDNIKGTVTFGTQNISESAVSVDKEILVKDMGQKGGIYDVTVEITKGFAGATLTVDQTSFNLNGEQSLTATLVADQNAQTNPGDELLGYIHLKNGDYEISLPFAADFGGTGLAEIKNMSITEKDLSFNGDGVKDNAQLAFTLTRDVTSHYIELWDIMNPEGGKFEDGYIGYFIAGQKLAAGSYTLSIDGMYQPWDATPRTTIPDGLYTIDFKVISQNKAVSDFVGPIIVKTTAPEIAGSVENGQATGQITDKYIDYNTELKKHELDYDLNDKLNASYVTTVDGQKSEPVALNLSADGTFTFPVTKETNTVTVFVKDAAGNTAESLIYEKEEEEPTPEPEPNDNTTLIVNNENITINGNKGKLVVWQEAILANGKTKKTNVTKEATYTVADESILSVENGLITAKKKGSTTITIAYKDDEITVNVTTRK from the coding sequence TTGTCAAAAGTCAATTTTATTAAACTTTTCAGCGCCATTCTGACTTTCGTGTTGGTTTTTTCGCTCCTGTCACCGTTCTCGGTTTCAGCAGAGCAAAATCTTTCTGTTAAAGAAAACCAACAAACGCAAAGTCAAATGGAAATCAAAGCAGCTATCGCCGATCAACTTCGTGTGATCGACAGTCAGCCACGACTTCACAAAGCACTTGAAAAAAAGTCTGGTGAGGAGACAGTCGATGTAATTGTCCACTTGTCAAAAAAACCAGTGGGACTTGAACGTGCAATTGTAAAGTCAAAAGGCAAAGCATTTTCTAATGATGCCAAAACAAAAGTCAAAAAGAATGTAAAAGCGCAGCAAGCATTAGCTAAAAAAGAAATGCGTGCTTTAAACATAATTGTTAAAGAAGGTTTTGCTTATGACACGGTTCTTAATGGATTTGCAGCAACCGTAAAAGCAAAAGATTTGGATAAAATTTTAACAATCGAAGGCGTAACATTGGTTGAACCTGATACAGAGGTTCATGCAATGGAAACACCGAAAACCACTGCTGCTGGAGATGTTGATGCAGCAATGGACAATAGTATCTCTTTCTTAGGTATTGAGCCTTTGTGGCAAGAGGGGTTGGAAGGTCAAGGAGTGAAAGTTGCAGTTCTTGATACAGGGATTGATCCAGACCATCCAGAATTTACGGGCATTTATAAAGGCGGAAAAAACTTTATTCCGTTTAACCCAACTGTTTACACAAAATCACGTGCGATAGACGATGCATCAGAAACAAGACCGTCTGAACGTGTGTCAACTCAACCCGAATTTAATGCAAACGGGAGTTCATTTTATACATCACATGGAACACATGTTGCAGGCACAATTGCTGCAATTGGAGCAAACGAATACGGCATTAAAGGAATTGCGCCGAAAGTTGACTTGTATGCCTACCGTGTACTAGGTGCATATGGAAGTGGTTCAACTTCTGGGATCATTGCAGCAATTGAAGAAGCAGTTATTCAAGAAATGGACGTCATAAACCTGTCTTTAGGTGGAGGAGCAAATACGGAAACCGATGCAGGTTCGTTTGCGATTAACAACGCGATGTTATCAGGTACGATTGGTGTCGTAGCGACAGGGAACTCAGGGCCAAAACGTGGCACAATGGGAACTCCTGCTACTGCCCGTTTAGGAATAGCGGTAGGTAACACCACCAATCCAGAGAAAATATATGAAGGTACGATGAATGTAGTGGCTGGAAGTTACACATTAGACAAATCACTTCAACTAATGGGAACCACATTTGGTCAAAATCTTTCTGAACAACTTTCAGGAGAATACGAGATAGTAGCGGTGCCAGGATTTGGTAAACCGACAGACTTCGCAGAAGTTGATGTACAAGATAAAGTAGCGTTAATTTCTCGTGGGGAAATTGCTTTTGTGGATAAAATCGCAGCTGCAAAACAAGCAGGTGCAAAAGCTGTAATTATTCATAACTTTGCAGGTGGCACAAACGCCCCTGGAGCTTCAGGTACATTTTTAGGCGATTCTTTCGAGTTCTTACCGACTTTTGACATGTCTCAAACAGACGGAGAAGCACTTCGTTCGGCACTCTCTGGCACTAAAGGAAGCATTTCGTTTGATGGATTTACAAACACAACAACAGAAGGAGATGAAGTGAATGCATCAAGTTCACGTGGTCCTTCTACACCCAATTTTGATATTAAACCGGATGTAAGTGCACCAGGAACAAATATTATGTCAGCAATTCCTATGTACAAAGCTGATTTCCCGGATGCATCATACAGCCAGGCGTACACGCGCAAAACAGGAACATCGATGGCGACTCCTCATATTGCAGGAATCGCGGCTTTGGTAAAACAAGCACATCCAGATTGGAATGCGTTTGATGTGAAAGTTGCACTTTCCAACACTGCAACAATTTTAGACACTAAAAAGTATGATGTTTTTGCACAAGGAGCAGGTCGAGTGAATGCATATGCGGCAGTTCATCCTAATGCATTAGCTTATGCTCAAGACCAAGCAATTGTGGACGAAAGTGGAGAATTAGTTGATAACATAAAAGGCACGGTCACTTTTGGTACACAAAATATTTCGGAATCGGCTGTTTCAGTAGATAAAGAAATTTTAGTTAAAGATATGGGGCAAAAAGGTGGGATTTATGATGTCACTGTTGAAATTACTAAAGGCTTTGCCGGTGCCACATTAACAGTAGACCAAACTTCATTTAACTTGAATGGAGAACAATCGTTAACCGCTACATTAGTAGCGGACCAAAACGCTCAAACAAACCCTGGAGACGAATTGCTTGGGTATATTCATCTGAAGAATGGAGACTATGAAATTTCACTTCCATTCGCTGCTGATTTTGGAGGCACTGGATTAGCAGAAATTAAGAATATGAGCATTACAGAAAAAGACCTGTCTTTTAATGGAGATGGTGTGAAAGACAATGCTCAATTAGCATTTACACTAACTAGAGACGTAACTTCTCATTATATTGAACTATGGGACATTATGAATCCTGAAGGTGGTAAGTTCGAAGATGGCTATATAGGCTATTTTATTGCTGGACAAAAGCTAGCTGCTGGTTCGTATACATTATCTATAGACGGCATGTACCAACCATGGGATGCCACGCCACGTACGACAATTCCAGATGGCCTTTACACAATTGATTTTAAAGTAATCTCTCAAAATAAAGCGGTAAGTGATTTTGTTGGACCAATTATTGTGAAAACCACTGCTCCTGAGATCGCAGGTAGTGTTGAAAATGGTCAAGCAACGGGTCAAATTACGGATAAATACATCGACTACAACACAGAACTCAAGAAACACGAACTAGACTACGACTTGAATGACAAATTAAATGCAAGCTATGTAACGACAGTGGACGGTCAAAAATCTGAGCCTGTTGCTTTAAACTTGTCTGCAGATGGAACTTTCACTTTCCCTGTAACAAAAGAAACCAACACGGTAACGGTGTTCGTCAAAGATGCTGCGGGAAATACTGCAGAGTCGTTAATTTATGAAAAAGAAGAAGAAGAACCAACGCCAGAACCCGAACCAAATGACAACACAACATTAATCGTCAACAATGAAAACATAACGATCAACGGCAACAAAGGGAAACTTGTGGTTTGGCAAGAAGCGATTTTAGCCAATGGCAAAACAAAGAAAACCAATGTGACAAAAGAGGCTACGTATACAGTAGCCGATGAATCCATTTTGTCTGTAGAAAATGGTTTAATCACGGCTAAGAAAAAAGGGTCAACCACTATTACAATTGCTTATAAAGATGATGAAATCACAGTAAATGTAACGACTCGTAAATAA
- a CDS encoding ECF transporter S component: protein MKNKKLQTMIVIGMLSSISFILMLFNFPLPALPAFLKVDFSDVPALIAAITMGPVAGILVAFFKNVLDWLFAGSPTGVPVGHMANLVTSLLFILPVYFIYQKVATKKGMAFGLAVGTLSMAIGMSVLNYFVFLPMYTYFLNMPAETGTALFGTIVLGILPFNLIKGVLLTAIVLLMFSSMHNWIEKQRTYYLS from the coding sequence ATGAAGAATAAAAAGTTACAAACGATGATTGTCATTGGAATGTTGAGCAGTATTTCTTTTATATTAATGCTTTTTAACTTCCCATTGCCAGCGCTACCTGCTTTTTTAAAAGTGGATTTTAGTGATGTGCCTGCATTAATCGCAGCAATTACGATGGGGCCAGTAGCAGGAATATTAGTTGCTTTCTTTAAAAACGTGCTAGATTGGCTTTTTGCAGGAAGTCCTACTGGAGTACCTGTTGGTCATATGGCAAATTTAGTGACGAGTTTGCTGTTTATTTTGCCCGTTTATTTTATTTATCAAAAAGTGGCGACGAAAAAAGGAATGGCATTCGGCTTAGCAGTCGGTACATTGTCGATGGCAATTGGAATGAGTGTTTTAAATTATTTTGTCTTTTTGCCGATGTATACGTATTTCCTCAACATGCCTGCAGAAACGGGAACTGCTCTATTCGGGACGATCGTTTTAGGGATTTTACCATTTAACTTAATTAAAGGCGTTCTTTTGACAGCTATTGTCTTGCTTATGTTTAGCAGCATGCACAATTGGATTGAAAAGCAGCGTACCTATTATTTGTCATAA